The nucleotide window GCTGCTTGTACTTGCCGACCCTGCGCCCGTTGCGCCAGGTCTGCACTGCCGCGACGTCCTGCTCGCAGCTCGGGCACCAGGCCAGCGGCGTGGGCTTCAGGTCGGGCAGCGTGATGCCGTGGCGGGTGAAGACGATGTAGATGCGGTCACGCCACTGCGGTGCGTGCGCGTTGCCGGGGCCGCCGACGTGGGCGGAGGAGACGGAGACAACCTGCGAGTTGTAGCCCAGCTTCTCCATGCCGGTGCGCCACCAGTCGAACAGCTCCCAGTCGGCGGCGAACTCCACGACGTTCTCGCACAGCACGGCGGCATAGCGGTGGACCTCGGTGGCGCGGATGACGTCGTAGGCCGTGGCCCTGGTGCGCTCCCACGCCGCGTCCGGCACGCTGCCGTACTCCAAGAGGGAGAGCTGTCCCTTGGTGCGGCGGCGCCCTCCGGCCGGGCTGATCTCCGTGCAGATAGGGGACGCCCACAGGATGTCGGTCTTGGGCAGGCGCCGCATGTCGTAGTTGTTGACGTCCGCGCACAGGTGGTCGGCGTCCCGGTGGTTCGCGGCGTGGGTTTCGATCGCTCGTTGCCAGTGGTTGGCGGCCAGCCGCAGCTCGAACCCGGCGGCAACCAGTCCGGTGGAGGATCCGCCAGCGCCGCAGAAGATGTCGGTGAACGTCAGGCTCACGCGTGCTCCTTCGCTGGATGGGAATGAGGCGAGCTGCCCGACAGCGGACTGTCCTTGGCCGGTTGGCCGCTGTCGGGCAGGTGTGGACGGTGCCGAACTGTCCGGCTCCCCTTGGCGCTCAGCGCTGCTGAGCGCCGCGGGCAGCCGTCAGGCGGTGCGGCGGCGCGAGGCCAGGTCAATGACGTTCGCGGCCAGCTCCACGGTGGACGGGCGCAGGGGCAAGACGGGTGCTGGCGCGGTGGTCGATTCGGCGGGAATGACGACGGGCTCACCGGGTGGGGGCGGCGGGGGCGACGTCGGCCGGGCGGTGGCCGCGCGCTGGTCGCGCAGTTCGGCGAAGACGGCGCGTTCGGCGGCGGCTTGCTGCTGGCCGCGGCGCCACAGCACCGCGTGGACGGGCAGGGCGACGGCGGCCGGACCGAACAGGACGGTCGCGGCGATGAGTTGGGCGTCCATGCGGGGCTCCTGTCAGTGGCCGAGGCTGGCGAGGGTGTGGGCCACGTCGGTGGTGAGGCGGGTGATCGGGCCGGCGGCGCCGGTGGAGGCGAGGAAGAACCCGAACATCACGGCGACGAAGGCGCCGCCGAAGCCGAGGGAGCGGGAGCGGAGGAGGAACGCGAGGAAGACTCCGAACAGGACGACAGCGGAGATCGTGATGAGCACAGTGGACTCCGGGACGGGAACGAGGCGGGGTCAGCGGGTGCCGTCGTGGTGGATACGGGCGGCGAGGTTGAACAGGTGGCGGCCGACGCGGATGCGGATGCCGTGGCCGTCGCAGCGGCGGCAGTGCTTGCCGCGGCGGGGGCGGCCCTTGCGGTCGTAGGTGAGCCGGTAGCCGAGTCCGCGGCACTTGCGGCAGTTGCCGAACGGGCTCGCCGCACATAGCAGGGCGTAACCGAGTGTGACGGCGAGGAGGAGGGTGATAGCGAGGGCGGTGAGGGTCATCGAGGGGCCTTCCTGGCGGGTTCATGGGGTTTCCGCAGGTGGGCCGCTATCCGCTAGCGGCCTGATCAAGGCAGGTTTGGGGTGCTAGCGGGGCCGCTAACGTTAGCGGGGTGTGCCGCTAGCGCTAGCGGCCCCGGGCGGTCAGCCCACGTCCCGCTTTCCGTCACGCTCCGCGATCGCGGTGGTGATGTGGGAGCGGTCGATGCCGCGCCGGTTGACGACCTTGCCGTCCACCCGGCGGCCGACCTGGATGGTGGAGATGCCGTGCGGTTTGAGCGCGGCGGCCAGGGCTTCGGGGTCCCAGCCGTCGTAGACCTCCGGCCGCAGCTCGGCCAGGCGCGCGACCACCGTCTCGGACCACACCTTGGGTTCCTTGGCGGGGGTGACGGCGAGGATGTCGGCGAGCAGGTCATAGGCGGGGCCGGTGACGGCCTCGGGGGCTTCACCGAGTGCGTAGCCGGACAGCAGTCCACGCTTCTCGCGCACGCTGCGGGCACGGGCGGCGATGGCGGCGGCGCCGGGGGCGTCCACGAACGCGCCGTAGACGATCCGGGCGTCCGCTCCCTCGCCGACGAAGTAGTGAATGCCCTTGTCACCCCAGGTGAACATGGTCGCCCGCACCCCGCGCTTGTAGGCGGACGTGCCCAGGACCATGTCGTTCTCGGTCTGGCCCATGACCTTCAGGCACCAGCGGGCGCCGGCGTTCGCGGAGATGCCGGTGGGCAGCGACTTGGCGTCGGGGCGCTGGGTGGCCAGCAGCATCACGATCCCCGTGGCCGGACCGCGCTTGACCAGGTCGGTGGCGATCTCCTCGAACTCCTTGCCGTGCTCGGGATGCTCGAAGAGCACCTGGCACTCGTCCACCCCGACCACGATCGGGTGCAGACCGAGCGAGCGCTTGTCGGCGAGCTGGCTGGTCACCTTGGACTCGGGGCAGATGTCCCGGGGCAGGGAGCGGATCACCTTGGTGCGGCGCCGCAGTTCCTCGCGCAGCGTGCGGAAGTCGGCCAGCACGTACCCGATCGTCTCGTCGTCGTCGCCGGCGGCGTGGCGGTGGGAGACAGCGTTGCCGACCGGGTCGAGGTCGCCGGTGCCCTTCATGTCGTAGGTGTGCAGCTCCGCCCGCGGATCCAGTGCCGCGATCAGCAGCAGCAGCCGCAACAGGAAGGTCTTGCCCATGCGCGGGATCGCGCCGATGATCCCGGCGATGTACATCAGCGTGACCTCGACCCAGCGTCCGCGCTGGTCGGTGCCGTAGGCGACGGGCTTGAACAGGTCCACCGTCCCGGACTTGGCCAGCGGCCATGCGGGCTTCTTGGCCTTGGCCAGGTCTTGGTCTCCGACCCACAGCACCAGGTGACCGGTGTGCTCGTCCGGCACCGCCTCGGGCCACACGCAGCCCAGCGGGCGGCGCAGACCCGAGGCAAGCCGGTCCCGGCGCTCGATCACGTCGGTGACGGTCACGCCGAAGGGCAGGTCGCCTTCCGCGCGCCACCCGGGGCCGTCGCGGGTGATCGGGGCGGTGAACTCGAACCCGCCCCGCCCCTTGCTCTGCGCCGAGTTGATGGCCGGGATGCCCAGCGCGCCCAGCGCCCGCAGCACGATGTCACTGGTCAGCTTGGTGGCCTTGGGCAGCTCCACCGCACGGTGGATGACCGGGTCATCGGCCTTGCGGCCGGCCGACCCCAGCGCCAGCACGACCGCGGTCACGGACACGGCTTGCAGCCAGCCGGGGGCCAGCACGTACAGGGCCAGGGCGGCGCCGATGCCGACGAACAGGGCCAGCACCGCTACCAGGGTGCGCATGCGCACCCGGCCGTCCCGCTGCCGCGACAGCCGCAGGTACTCCCCGGCGTCCTCGCGGCGCACGGCGGCGAGCCGGACCGGTTCGCCCTCGCTGTCGGCCATCCAGCGCAGCGTGCCGCCGACGAACTTCGCCGCACCGGTGGGAGCTTGGAGGGTCAGGCGGGCGGCGTAGACCGGGGCGCGCAGCGCGTGGTACCCGGCGGCGTGCCCGTAGTGCCGGGCCACCCACCCGGCAGCGGTCTTCAGCTCCGCGGGGGACTTCATCCACGGCGGTACCACCGGGCGCCGCTTCGCGGCCAGCAGGCGGCTCATGTAGCCGGGCCCCGTATCGGCCGGGACCGGCTGGTCAACCATCACCGGCACAGCCGGATCCGCCTCGGCGCCGTCCGCCGGTCCGGTGGCGGGTGCGGTGGCCGCCTCGGTACGGGCGGCACGTGCCTTGCCGAGGTCCACCACCTCACCACCACCCGGGGCGGGGGTCATTTCGGCTTCGAGCCGGTTGAACAGCTCGCTTTCATCGTCATGGTTCACTGAGGGTCTTCCTTCCACCAGGTTGGGAGAAGGCGGGCCCGGCCGCTGGCCGTCCAAAGCGGCGGCCGGGCCCGCGTCAGCAGCGCGGTGCGCTGCGGGTCAGAACAGGGATTTCTGGGAGTCGGCCGCCGTGGCGGCGCGGGCGCGGGTGGCAGCGGCCTGAAGGTGCTGCCAGCACACCGGGCACCACGCGCGCAGCTCGCCGGGCGGAACGGTGACCGCTTGGTGGTCCGGCACGCGCCGGGGCGGGGCGGCGATCAGGTGGGCCCGGTCGGTGTGGGGTGCCTGGCAGGTCCCGCCGGTGCGGCGGTGGGCGCTGCCGCATTCGCCGGCGCACTGGCAGACCCAGCCGGCCCGGGTCATCACGGTGGTGTAGAGGTCCGTGGCGATGATCGGGCCGCGGGTCATGCCGCCTCACCCATCGCGTCAGGCGGGGCGGATTCGCCGCCGTCGGCTTTGGCTTCCTGGTAGCGGGCGGCGACCCACCCGACGGACCAGCCGGTCAGTTCCGCAGTCTCACGCACGGACCGGCCGGTGTTCACGCCCTCGCGGGCGGCGGCCCGCGCCTCGTGCTCGGGCATCTTCACCACGGCGACGGTGGTGTTCACCGGCCGGGGCTCGGTGCCGTTCACGGGCGCGGCTGTGGCGTTCACCGGCCCGGGTTCCGAGGCGTTCACCGGGCGGGACTTCGGGGTGTTCACGGGCTCCCGGCGAGGGGCGGCCCCGTCGTGTTCACGCGGCGAGCGGGCGGCGTTGCGCCGCTGCTCCCGTTCCCGCTCGCGGCGTTGGTCTTCCTCGCGGCGGCGGGCGTCGGCGGCTTCGCGTGCCTCACGGGCCATGCGCGCTTCGTGTTCGCGGCGTTCACGTTCCTGGGCGGCTTCCCACTCGCGGCGTTCACGCTCGATCCGCTCGGCGTGTTCACGCTCGGCGTGTTCACGCTGTTCACGCATCGCCCGTTCCCGGTCCCGCTCTTCGCGGGTCCGGCGTTCACGGGCTTCGCGTTCGTCGCGTTCACGCTGCTGGGCTTCGGCGCGTTCGGCGTCCAGCCGGGCCAGTGCGCGGGCGATGGCCCGGCGGTAGGCGAGGCTGGTCTCGGAGGTGACGATGAGCAGCAGCGGGGCGACGGAGTGGACGGCGACGCCGACCCCGTCACCGGCGAGGGCGGAGTTGCCGACGTTCAGCAGCAGGGTCATGGTGCCGGTCATCCAGCGCAGCGTGACCGGCCACCAGCCGCCGTGTCCGCCGAGCCGGGCCAGGACCGCGTCGAGGCGGACGACGATGACCACCGCGGCGTCCACGACGACGGGCAGGATCGGCGAGGTCCACCGCCAGGCGGCCGGGGTGTGGCCGGCCGCCAGCGGGGTGACCGTCAGCACGCTGTAGAGCATCGCGCCGAAGACGATCAGCCATGTGCCCGCGCTCAACGTCCGCTCCGCCGCCCGGATACTGTCCGGTGACTTCAGGACGGGCACGGCCACCTCCCGAACCGCCCAGCCGGCGCTGCTTCGTCGCGCAGTGCGGCCACGACCGGCCCGGCCAGGCGGTTGACCGCGTCGGCCACCGCCGCCACGGCGGACTTGGCGTCCGCCACCAGCCCGGGACCACCGGTGTGTGCGGGGGTGGGCAGGTTCCATGTGTCGTCCACCGGCAGGCGGATCACCGTGGTGGTCAGCAGCGCCGGGCGGTCGCCGTCCGGCTCCCACCAGTAGCGGTACGGCTCCTCGCCGGGCGCCAGGTCCCGGTCCCAGTCACGCCACCGGCCCGGGACCGCCCGGTCGGCCACCAGCGCACGGCGGCCGAGAGGAACGTGGACGTCGACGGTGAGGTGCCCGTATTCCGACCATGCCGGGGTGACGGCGCGGATGTCGGGGCGCAGGCGTACGTACCCGGGCGACATCACCGGCGCGGTGGCGATCGGCCACACCGCCGCGGCGAAGTCCTCCGCCGGCAGCGGCGTCCCGTCCTCGTGCAGCCGGGCGCAGCGGTCGCGCAGGTACGCGCCGAACCGGGAGCGGCCGTCCGAGGCGTTGCGCCGGTCGTACGCGTCGTCAACAGCCGCGAGCAGAGCGGGGGTCCAGGTGACGCTCATGCTGCCCCCTCGCTGTCCGCGTCGGGGCCGCACACGCAGTCCTCGGGCGCCGCGCCCTGGCCGATCCGGCAGGCGCATACGGTGCCCAGCGGGCCGATCTGGTCGGGGTTGAGGCAGTGGTCGCACGTGCCCTCGGCCCACTCCTCGGACTCCTGGGCGTAGTCGTCGTCCCAGTCGTCGTCCGGCCAGGGGCCGTCGTAACCGTCGAAGTAGCCGGTCATCGCGCGTCCCTCCGGCGTTCGGCGCCGCGGCGGCCGGCGCGGCGGCCGTGGACGGTGGGCAGGGCGGGCACGGTGACGTCGGCGACGCACCAGCCGCCGCCGTTCTGCTTGGCCCGGTACATCGCCTCATCGGCCCGCCGCAGGGCGATGCCGAGGTCGGGCGTGGTCAGCTCGGCGCAGTGGTAGGCGCCGACCGAGGCACGCATGGGCAGCACACGACCGGCGAAGGGAACCGGTTCGGTGAGCAGCAGGTGCAGTGCCCGGAGGCGGTCCGGCAGGTCGCCGGGCCGGGGCAGGGTGACGACGGCGGCGAACTCGTCCCCGCCAAGCCGCCCGACCACCCCGTCCAGGGGCGTGCACCAGTCGGCGAGCCGGTGGCCGGCCGCGGCCAGGGCCGCGTCCCCGGCGGCGTGGCCGTGGGTGTCGTTGAGGGCTTTGAAGCGGTCCAGGTCCACGAGCAGCACCACGGCGTGGGGGTGGCGGAGGTGGCGGCGGGCGCGGGCGGTGAAGGCGTCCCGGGTCGGCAGGCTGGTGACCGGGTCGCGGCGGGCGGCGGACAGGCGGCGCCACATCCAGGTGCCGTGCACGGACCAGCCGGCCGCGAGCGGCGCGGCGGCGAGCAGGACGTTCATGCCGCCTCCGTCCGCGCCGGGCGGCGGAGGGTGGCCGGCCGCGGGAGGGCGACCACGTTGACCACGTCGGGGGCCCGGGTCTCGATCAGCTCGGCGACCATGCGGGTCGTGCGGTCGAACAGGGCCGGATCGTCGGCGAGGATGTCGCGGGCCGCGTCCAGACGCGCCGCACGTTCCTCGGGGGACTCGCCGTCCTCCGGGCCGAGCCACAGGTCGAGTGGTGTGCCGAGGGCGAGTTCGATCAGTTCGTCATCGGTGGCCACCTCGTGGCGCCCGATGAGGTTTCGCATGGACATGCGCTTCTCCTGCTGGATGGGGAGGGAAGCGCCGGGCGGCGGACTGTCCTTGGCCGGGTGGCCGCCGCCCGGCGCGGGTCACAGGGTGGTGATGAGCACGGCGGCGACCAGGAGCCACAGGTGGTGGAAGGACTGGTCGAGGGCGTAGGCGCCGGTGCCGAGGTGGGCTGCGGGCTTGCCGTCGGCGGTGGTCGGGTGCGCGGGGTGGGCCGGGGTGCCGAGCCGGTAGAACTCGGACTGCCCGGTGACCTTGGCCAGCCACGCGAGCGTGGTGCGGCGATCGGCCCACCAGTGCGTCACTGCATCCACCCCGAGTCCGGCCACCAGGCCGAAAGCCGACAGGCGCAGCCCCAGCGCAGCGGCTACGGGGAGCAGAAGGACGACCTTGGTGAGGGTCAGGGTGGCGACGTGCCGGGCGTCGGCGAGGCGGCCCGCCCACCCCGGGCGGCACTTGGCCGCGGACTGGGCGGAGGTTTGCACCCAGTGGTCACCCACGCTGTGGGCGACGTACAGGGCGATGAAGACAGCGGCGAAGGTTGTGGCATCCATTTGCGGAGTCCTTACGACGTGGGGCGGGGGCAACCGGGTGGCGCAAGGGCGGGTCAGTGGGTGCGGACGCGGCCGGAGAGGCTGTTGGCGCTCACCCGCAGGTGACCGGTGCGGGAGAGGTGGATGTCTCCGGAGACGCTGTGGGCGGTCAGTGCTCCGCGGGCGGCGTCCGTGGCCTGCGTGGTCACGTCGCCGGAGGTGGTGTTCAGCTCGGCGCGCTGTCCGTCGTACTGGACGATGCGGATGTCCCCGGAGACGCTGTGGACGGTGACCGCCTTCGACACGCGGCCGACCGACACGTCACCGGACGTGGTCCGGGCCGCGAGCGTCCGCACGCTGTCCGCGCGCAGGTCACCGGACAGGGAGCGGAACTCCAGTGAGTCCACCTCGCCGTAGGCGCAGGCGTCGGCAGAGGTGGAGACCACGGCCAGAGACGATCCGGTCGGCAGGCTGACGATGGCCTCGATCGGGCTGACCGTCTCCATCACGCCGGTACCGCCGCCGGTGATGATCCGGCCGTTGACGACCGTGAGGCCGGTGACCGACCCGTAGACGGTGCCCATGGTCTGCGTGACCCGGTTGCCCCGGGCGCTTTGCATCATCACGTTGGCGGGGATCGCGGGGACCTCGATGGCCAGCGCCTGGCCGTTCTGGTTGCTGCGGGCCCGGTTGACCGCGTCGGCGGCCGGACCGGAGGAGTCGTCCGTCCGCACGACCACGCGGGCGGTCGTGAGGTTGTCGAGGACCTGCACGTGGACGTTGCCCATCGGCAGGTCCAGTCCGAGGACGACCGGGCCGGCGGACTGGGAGACGAAGGTGCGCTCGGTCATTGCGGATCTCCTGATTGACGAGGAACGAAAGGGCTGAGGTGGTCGCGGCTTCGGCGAGAGGCGAACACCTCGGGATGACCCCGTGCGCCGCGATGCGGGAGGGGTGAGTGCCTTGGCCCGGTGGCCAGCGGGGCGGTTCGATCAGTGGCCGGTCACAGCGGCGTGCGGGTGGGGACGCGGAGGCCGTACCGGCAGCGGCGGCTTCGTCCGCTCATGCTCGGAACCGGTCATCACCGACCACCCCTTGCCGCCGCGTCGTTCTCGCTGCGACGGTTGGCGTCCTTGACCTTCTCCGACAGGTCTTCACGTTCCTGATCTGTCATGCTCAGCAACACGGCGCCTCCAACACAGGTGCCTGTCACGCGGCGCCCGGGGGGCATAGACCCCGGGCGCCGCTTTGCTTGGGCCGGCCGGTGTGGCCGGAGTGCCCCGGGCCGGCGTCGAACCGGCGTCGTCGCGGCCCCCGCGTGGTGGCGGGGCCGGGGCTTGGGCTGGGGGGTCATACCTGGCGGGCGGCCTCGGCGACGAGGCGGTCGGTGGCCGCGATTGCTGCGGTGCGGGCGGTGGTCAGGGCGTCGCGGTCGGGGGCGTGGCGCAGGGCGTAGGTGGCCTGCGCGGCCTCGGTGGCCACGGGGGCAAGATCGGGGGCGAGGATGGCGACGGTGGCCAGGGGCGCGGTGATGGCGGCGCGGGTGGCGTGGCTGTCGGCCCGCGCGGTGCGGTACTCCTCGTCCGCCGCGCCGGACAGCCGTAAGTCCTCGCGGACCCACATCGCCCGGCGGTGGTCGGCGAGTGCGGCGGTGAGCTGGGCGACGGCGGCGACCACGTCCCGGCGCCGCTCGGTGGCGCGATCCTCGCTGCGGGCGGAGCGGGCGGCGCGCTGCTGGAGAACGTAGGCGGTCACCGAGCCGAGCAGGGTCCCGGCCACGGCGATGACGGACTCGATCATGTGATCCTCCTGAACAGCGAGTGCTGCGGGTTCGAGCAACCCACAGCCCGCGCCGCACCGGCCGGTGCCGGGGCGGCGGGGACTGTGCGTGCTCGACGCAGGCGCGGCGTCGGCCCCGTCCGGCCATGCGGACGGAGCGGCGC belongs to Streptantibioticus cattleyicolor NRRL 8057 = DSM 46488 and includes:
- a CDS encoding cell division protein FtsK, whose amino-acid sequence is MNHDDESELFNRLEAEMTPAPGGGEVVDLGKARAARTEAATAPATGPADGAEADPAVPVMVDQPVPADTGPGYMSRLLAAKRRPVVPPWMKSPAELKTAAGWVARHYGHAAGYHALRAPVYAARLTLQAPTGAAKFVGGTLRWMADSEGEPVRLAAVRREDAGEYLRLSRQRDGRVRMRTLVAVLALFVGIGAALALYVLAPGWLQAVSVTAVVLALGSAGRKADDPVIHRAVELPKATKLTSDIVLRALGALGIPAINSAQSKGRGGFEFTAPITRDGPGWRAEGDLPFGVTVTDVIERRDRLASGLRRPLGCVWPEAVPDEHTGHLVLWVGDQDLAKAKKPAWPLAKSGTVDLFKPVAYGTDQRGRWVEVTLMYIAGIIGAIPRMGKTFLLRLLLLIAALDPRAELHTYDMKGTGDLDPVGNAVSHRHAAGDDDETIGYVLADFRTLREELRRRTKVIRSLPRDICPESKVTSQLADKRSLGLHPIVVGVDECQVLFEHPEHGKEFEEIATDLVKRGPATGIVMLLATQRPDAKSLPTGISANAGARWCLKVMGQTENDMVLGTSAYKRGVRATMFTWGDKGIHYFVGEGADARIVYGAFVDAPGAAAIAARARSVREKRGLLSGYALGEAPEAVTGPAYDLLADILAVTPAKEPKVWSETVVARLAELRPEVYDGWDPEALAAALKPHGISTIQVGRRVDGKVVNRRGIDRSHITTAIAERDGKRDVG
- a CDS encoding GGDEF domain-containing protein, which produces MNVLLAAAPLAAGWSVHGTWMWRRLSAARRDPVTSLPTRDAFTARARRHLRHPHAVVLLVDLDRFKALNDTHGHAAGDAALAAAGHRLADWCTPLDGVVGRLGGDEFAAVVTLPRPGDLPDRLRALHLLLTEPVPFAGRVLPMRASVGAYHCAELTTPDLGIALRRADEAMYRAKQNGGGWCVADVTVPALPTVHGRRAGRRGAERRRDAR
- a CDS encoding DUF3307 domain-containing protein, which produces MDATTFAAVFIALYVAHSVGDHWVQTSAQSAAKCRPGWAGRLADARHVATLTLTKVVLLLPVAAALGLRLSAFGLVAGLGVDAVTHWWADRRTTLAWLAKVTGQSEFYRLGTPAHPAHPTTADGKPAAHLGTGAYALDQSFHHLWLLVAAVLITTL
- a CDS encoding DUF4097 family beta strand repeat-containing protein, whose product is MTERTFVSQSAGPVVLGLDLPMGNVHVQVLDNLTTARVVVRTDDSSGPAADAVNRARSNQNGQALAIEVPAIPANVMMQSARGNRVTQTMGTVYGSVTGLTVVNGRIITGGGTGVMETVSPIEAIVSLPTGSSLAVVSTSADACAYGEVDSLEFRSLSGDLRADSVRTLAARTTSGDVSVGRVSKAVTVHSVSGDIRIVQYDGQRAELNTTSGDVTTQATDAARGALTAHSVSGDIHLSRTGHLRVSANSLSGRVRTH